In Phacochoerus africanus isolate WHEZ1 chromosome 1, ROS_Pafr_v1, whole genome shotgun sequence, the following are encoded in one genomic region:
- the MST1 gene encoding hepatocyte growth factor-like protein isoform X4, with product MGLWWVTVQSPARRMGWLPLLLLLTQCSGAPGQRSPLNDFQVLPGTELQHLLHAVGPGSWQEDVADAEECAGRCGPLMDCRAFHYNVSSHGCQLLPWTQHSPHTRLQHSGSFDLFQKKNYVRTCIMDNGVEYRGTVAITMGGLPCQRWNHRFPNDHKYTPTLRNGLEENFCRNPDRDPGGPWCYTMDPAVRFQSCGIKSCREAVCFWCNGEDYRGSVDRTESGRECQRWDLQHPHPHPFEPLKFLDKNLDDNYCRNPDGSERPWCYTTDPQVEREFCDLPRCGSGAQPRQEATTLNCFRGKGEGYRGMVNTTAAGVPCQRWDAQHPHQHRFAPEKYACKDLRENFCRNPDGSEAPWCFTSRPGMRVAFCYQIRRCNDDVRPEDCYHGWGEQYRGSVSKTRKGVRCQSWSARTPHKPQFTPISDPEAQLEENFCRNPDGDSHGPWCYTTDPGIPFDYCALRRCDDDQPPSILEPPDTVLFEKCGKRVTRLDPRRSKLRVVGGQPGNSPWTVSLRNRQGQHFCGGSLVKEQWVLTARQCFSSCHVPLMGYEVWLGTLFQNPQPGEPGLQRIPMAKMICGPSDSQLVLLKLERPATLNQRVALICLPPERYVVPPGTKCEIAGWGETKGTGDDTVLNMASLNVISNQECNVKHRGRIRESEMCTEGLLAPVGACEVSGRASGKLKMYCFTPKGVVFATAQAPSPVLASTRVTTGARLPALPTTAGSWREL from the exons ATGGGGCTGTGGTGGGTCACAGTGCAGTCTCCAGCCAGGAGGATGGGGTGGCTCCCACTCCTGCTGCTTCTGACGCAGTGCTCAGGGGCCCCTG GGCAGCGCTCGCCCTTAAATGACTTCCAGGTGCTCCCGGGTACTGAGCTGCAACACCTGCTACATGCAGTGGGGCCCGGGTCTTGGCAAGAGGATGTGGCAGATGCTGAGGAGTGTGCAGGGCGTTGTGGGCCCCTGATGGACTGCAG GGCCTTCCACTACAATGTGAGCAGCCATGGTTGCCAACTGCTTCCATGGACCCAGCACTCACCTCATACACGGCTGCAGCATTCAGGGAGCTTTGATCTCTTCCAAAAGAAAA ACTATGTTCGGACTTGCATCATGGACAATGGGGTCGAGTACCGGGGCACTGTGGCCATCACCATGGGTGGCCTACCCTGCCAGCGCTGGAACCACAGGTTTCCCAATGACCACAA GTACACGCCCACACTCCGGAACGGCTTGGAGGAGAACTTCTGCCGCAACCCGGACAGGGACCCTGGAGGTCCCTGGTGCTACACCATGGACCCTGCCGTGCGCTTCCAGAGCTGCGGTATCAAGTCCTGCCGGGAGG CCGTTTGCTTTTGGTGCAATGGCGAGGATTACCGCGGCTCAGTGGATCGCACCGAGTCAGGACGCGAGTGTCAGCGCTGGGACCTGCAGCACCCGCACCCGCACCCATTTGAGCCCCTCAA GTTCCTCGACAAAAATCTAGACGACAACTACTGCCGGAATCCGGATGGCTCGGAGCGGCCCTGGTGCTATACTACTGACCCGCAGGTGGAGCGAGAGTTCTGCGACCTCCCGCGCTGCG GGTCCGGTGCACAGCCGCGCCAGGAGGCTACGACGCTCAATTGCTTCCGCGGTAAAGGCGAGGGCTACCGGGGCATGGTCAACACCACTGCCGCTGGCGTGCCCTGCCAGCGTTGGGACGCTCAGCATCCTCATCAACATCGCTTTGCGCCGGAAAAATATGCGTGCAA GGACCTTCGGGAGAACTTCTGTCGCAACCCCGACGGATCTGAGGCGCCCTGGTGCTTCACATCGCGGCCTGGCATGCGCGTGGCCTTCTGCTACCAGATCCGGCGCTGCAACGACGACGTACGGCCCGAGG ACTGCTACCACGGCTGGGGGGAACAGTACCGCGGTTCGGTCAGCAAGACTCGAAAAGGCGTCAGGTGCCAGAGTTGGTCCGCGAGGACTCCGCACAAACCGCA GTTCACGCCCATCTCAGACCCCGAGGCGCAACTGGAGGAGAACTTCTGCCGAAATCCGGACGGTGACAGTCACGGGCCTTGGTGCTACACCACTGACCCTGGGATTCCATTCGACTACTGTGCACtgcggcgttgcg ATGACGACCAACCACCATCCATCCTGGAGCCCCCAG ACACAGTGCTGTTTGAGAAGTGCGGCAAGAGGGTGACTCGCCTGGATCCAAGGCGCTCCAAGCTGCGTGTGGTGGGGGGCCAACCTGGGAACTCACCCTGGACAGTCAGCTTACGAAACCG GCAGGGCCAGCACTTCTGTGGAGGCTCCCTAGTGAAGGAGCAATGGGTACTGACTGCCCGGCAGTGCTTCTCCTCCTG CCATGTACCTCTCATGGGCTATGAGGTGTGGCTGGGCACCCTGTTCCAGAACCCACAGCCTGGGGAGCCAGGTCTGCAGCGCATCCCAATGGCCAAGATGATCTGTGGGCCCTCAGACTCCCAGCTTGTTCTGCTCAAGCTGGAGAG ACCCGCAACCCTGAACCAGCGTGTGGCCCTGATCTGCCTGCCCCCTGAGCGGTATGTGGTGCCTCCAGGCACAAAGTGTGAGATTGCAGGCTGGGGTGAGACTAAAG GTACAGGGGACGATACCGTCCTGAACATGGCCTCCCTTAATGTCATCTCCAACCAGGAATGTAATGTCAAACACCGAGGACGCATACGTGAGAGTGAGATGTGCACTGAGGGACTGTTGGCCCCTGTGGGTGCCTGTGAGGTCAGTGGCAGGGCCTCTGGCAAGCTGAAAATGTACTGCTTCACCCCCAAGGGGGTAGTCTTTGCCACGGCGCAGGCCCCCTCACCAGTTCTTGCATCTACCAGGGTGACTACGGGGGCCCGCTTGCCTGCTTTACCCACGACTGCTGGGTCCTGGAGGGAATTATAA
- the MST1 gene encoding hepatocyte growth factor-like protein isoform X7, producing the protein MGLWWVTVQSPARRMGWLPLLLLLTQCSGAPGQRSPLNDFQVLPGTELQHLLHAVGPGSWQEDVADAEECAGRCGPLMDCRAFHYNVSSHGCQLLPWTQHSPHTRLQHSGSFDLFQKKNYVRTCIMDNGVEYRGTVAITMGGLPCQRWNHRFPNDHKYTPTLRNGLEENFCRNPDRDPGGPWCYTMDPAVRFQSCGIKSCREAVCFWCNGEDYRGSVDRTESGRECQRWDLQHPHPHPFEPLKFLDKNLDDNYCRNPDGSERPWCYTTDPQVEREFCDLPRCGSGAQPRQEATTLNCFRGKGEGYRGMVNTTAAGVPCQRWDAQHPHQHRFAPEKYACKDLRENFCRNPDGSEAPWCFTSRPGMRVAFCYQIRRCNDDVRPEDCYHGWGEQYRGSVSKTRKGVRCQSWSARTPHKPQFTPISDPEAQLEENFCRNPDGDSHGPWCYTTDPGIPFDYCALRRCGELRAGEKSSDPTPSLPLGRLAPLTQLNLGLLDDDQPPSILEPPDTVLFEKCGKRVTRLDPRRSKLRVVGGQPGNSPWTVSLRNRQGQHFCGGSLVKEQWVLTARQCFSSCHVPLMGYEVWLGTLFQNPQPGEPGLQRIPMAKMICGPSDSQLVLLKLERPATLNQRVALICLPPERYVVPPGTKCEIAGWGETKGTGDDTVLNMASLNVISNQECNVKHRGRIRESEMCTEGLLAPVGACEVSGRASGKLKMYCFTPKGVVFATAQAPSPVLASTRVTTGARLPALPTTAGSWREL; encoded by the exons ATGGGGCTGTGGTGGGTCACAGTGCAGTCTCCAGCCAGGAGGATGGGGTGGCTCCCACTCCTGCTGCTTCTGACGCAGTGCTCAGGGGCCCCTG GGCAGCGCTCGCCCTTAAATGACTTCCAGGTGCTCCCGGGTACTGAGCTGCAACACCTGCTACATGCAGTGGGGCCCGGGTCTTGGCAAGAGGATGTGGCAGATGCTGAGGAGTGTGCAGGGCGTTGTGGGCCCCTGATGGACTGCAG GGCCTTCCACTACAATGTGAGCAGCCATGGTTGCCAACTGCTTCCATGGACCCAGCACTCACCTCATACACGGCTGCAGCATTCAGGGAGCTTTGATCTCTTCCAAAAGAAAA ACTATGTTCGGACTTGCATCATGGACAATGGGGTCGAGTACCGGGGCACTGTGGCCATCACCATGGGTGGCCTACCCTGCCAGCGCTGGAACCACAGGTTTCCCAATGACCACAA GTACACGCCCACACTCCGGAACGGCTTGGAGGAGAACTTCTGCCGCAACCCGGACAGGGACCCTGGAGGTCCCTGGTGCTACACCATGGACCCTGCCGTGCGCTTCCAGAGCTGCGGTATCAAGTCCTGCCGGGAGG CCGTTTGCTTTTGGTGCAATGGCGAGGATTACCGCGGCTCAGTGGATCGCACCGAGTCAGGACGCGAGTGTCAGCGCTGGGACCTGCAGCACCCGCACCCGCACCCATTTGAGCCCCTCAA GTTCCTCGACAAAAATCTAGACGACAACTACTGCCGGAATCCGGATGGCTCGGAGCGGCCCTGGTGCTATACTACTGACCCGCAGGTGGAGCGAGAGTTCTGCGACCTCCCGCGCTGCG GGTCCGGTGCACAGCCGCGCCAGGAGGCTACGACGCTCAATTGCTTCCGCGGTAAAGGCGAGGGCTACCGGGGCATGGTCAACACCACTGCCGCTGGCGTGCCCTGCCAGCGTTGGGACGCTCAGCATCCTCATCAACATCGCTTTGCGCCGGAAAAATATGCGTGCAA GGACCTTCGGGAGAACTTCTGTCGCAACCCCGACGGATCTGAGGCGCCCTGGTGCTTCACATCGCGGCCTGGCATGCGCGTGGCCTTCTGCTACCAGATCCGGCGCTGCAACGACGACGTACGGCCCGAGG ACTGCTACCACGGCTGGGGGGAACAGTACCGCGGTTCGGTCAGCAAGACTCGAAAAGGCGTCAGGTGCCAGAGTTGGTCCGCGAGGACTCCGCACAAACCGCA GTTCACGCCCATCTCAGACCCCGAGGCGCAACTGGAGGAGAACTTCTGCCGAAATCCGGACGGTGACAGTCACGGGCCTTGGTGCTACACCACTGACCCTGGGATTCCATTCGACTACTGTGCACtgcggcgttgcggtgagctgagGGCCGGCGAAAAATCCTCGGACCCCACCCCAAGCCTCCCCTTAGGAAGGCTGGCTCCCTTAACACAGCTGAACTTGGGTCTTTTAGATGACGACCAACCACCATCCATCCTGGAGCCCCCAG ACACAGTGCTGTTTGAGAAGTGCGGCAAGAGGGTGACTCGCCTGGATCCAAGGCGCTCCAAGCTGCGTGTGGTGGGGGGCCAACCTGGGAACTCACCCTGGACAGTCAGCTTACGAAACCG GCAGGGCCAGCACTTCTGTGGAGGCTCCCTAGTGAAGGAGCAATGGGTACTGACTGCCCGGCAGTGCTTCTCCTCCTG CCATGTACCTCTCATGGGCTATGAGGTGTGGCTGGGCACCCTGTTCCAGAACCCACAGCCTGGGGAGCCAGGTCTGCAGCGCATCCCAATGGCCAAGATGATCTGTGGGCCCTCAGACTCCCAGCTTGTTCTGCTCAAGCTGGAGAG ACCCGCAACCCTGAACCAGCGTGTGGCCCTGATCTGCCTGCCCCCTGAGCGGTATGTGGTGCCTCCAGGCACAAAGTGTGAGATTGCAGGCTGGGGTGAGACTAAAG GTACAGGGGACGATACCGTCCTGAACATGGCCTCCCTTAATGTCATCTCCAACCAGGAATGTAATGTCAAACACCGAGGACGCATACGTGAGAGTGAGATGTGCACTGAGGGACTGTTGGCCCCTGTGGGTGCCTGTGAGGTCAGTGGCAGGGCCTCTGGCAAGCTGAAAATGTACTGCTTCACCCCCAAGGGGGTAGTCTTTGCCACGGCGCAGGCCCCCTCACCAGTTCTTGCATCTACCAGGGTGACTACGGGGGCCCGCTTGCCTGCTTTACCCACGACTGCTGGGTCCTGGAGGGAATTATAA
- the MST1 gene encoding hepatocyte growth factor-like protein isoform X6 yields the protein MGLWWVTVQSPARRMGWLPLLLLLTQCSGAPGQRSPLNDFQVLPGTELQHLLHAVGPGSWQEDVADAEECAGRCGPLMDCRAFHYNVSSHGCQLLPWTQHSPHTRLQHSGSFDLFQKKNYVRTCIMDNGVEYRGTVAITMGGLPCQRWNHRFPNDHKYTPTLRNGLEENFCRNPDRDPGGPWCYTMDPAVRFQSCGIKSCREAVCFWCNGEDYRGSVDRTESGRECQRWDLQHPHPHPFEPLKFLDKNLDDNYCRNPDGSERPWCYTTDPQVEREFCDLPRCGSGAQPRQEATTLNCFRGKGEGYRGMVNTTAAGVPCQRWDAQHPHQHRFAPEKYACKDLRENFCRNPDGSEAPWCFTSRPGMRVAFCYQIRRCNDDVRPEDCYHGWGEQYRGSVSKTRKGVRCQSWSARTPHKPQFTPISDPEAQLEENFCRNPDGDSHGPWCYTTDPGIPFDYCALRRCGELRAGEKSSDPTPSLPLGRLAPLTQLNLGLLDDDQPPSILEPPDTVLFEKCGKRVTRLDPRRSKLRVVGGQPGNSPWTVSLRNRPATLNQRVALICLPPERYVVPPGTKCEIAGWGETKGTGDDTVLNMASLNVISNQECNVKHRGRIRESEMCTEGLLAPVGACEVSGRASGKLKMYCFTPKGVVFATAQAPSPVLASTRVTTGARLPALPTTAGSWREL from the exons ATGGGGCTGTGGTGGGTCACAGTGCAGTCTCCAGCCAGGAGGATGGGGTGGCTCCCACTCCTGCTGCTTCTGACGCAGTGCTCAGGGGCCCCTG GGCAGCGCTCGCCCTTAAATGACTTCCAGGTGCTCCCGGGTACTGAGCTGCAACACCTGCTACATGCAGTGGGGCCCGGGTCTTGGCAAGAGGATGTGGCAGATGCTGAGGAGTGTGCAGGGCGTTGTGGGCCCCTGATGGACTGCAG GGCCTTCCACTACAATGTGAGCAGCCATGGTTGCCAACTGCTTCCATGGACCCAGCACTCACCTCATACACGGCTGCAGCATTCAGGGAGCTTTGATCTCTTCCAAAAGAAAA ACTATGTTCGGACTTGCATCATGGACAATGGGGTCGAGTACCGGGGCACTGTGGCCATCACCATGGGTGGCCTACCCTGCCAGCGCTGGAACCACAGGTTTCCCAATGACCACAA GTACACGCCCACACTCCGGAACGGCTTGGAGGAGAACTTCTGCCGCAACCCGGACAGGGACCCTGGAGGTCCCTGGTGCTACACCATGGACCCTGCCGTGCGCTTCCAGAGCTGCGGTATCAAGTCCTGCCGGGAGG CCGTTTGCTTTTGGTGCAATGGCGAGGATTACCGCGGCTCAGTGGATCGCACCGAGTCAGGACGCGAGTGTCAGCGCTGGGACCTGCAGCACCCGCACCCGCACCCATTTGAGCCCCTCAA GTTCCTCGACAAAAATCTAGACGACAACTACTGCCGGAATCCGGATGGCTCGGAGCGGCCCTGGTGCTATACTACTGACCCGCAGGTGGAGCGAGAGTTCTGCGACCTCCCGCGCTGCG GGTCCGGTGCACAGCCGCGCCAGGAGGCTACGACGCTCAATTGCTTCCGCGGTAAAGGCGAGGGCTACCGGGGCATGGTCAACACCACTGCCGCTGGCGTGCCCTGCCAGCGTTGGGACGCTCAGCATCCTCATCAACATCGCTTTGCGCCGGAAAAATATGCGTGCAA GGACCTTCGGGAGAACTTCTGTCGCAACCCCGACGGATCTGAGGCGCCCTGGTGCTTCACATCGCGGCCTGGCATGCGCGTGGCCTTCTGCTACCAGATCCGGCGCTGCAACGACGACGTACGGCCCGAGG ACTGCTACCACGGCTGGGGGGAACAGTACCGCGGTTCGGTCAGCAAGACTCGAAAAGGCGTCAGGTGCCAGAGTTGGTCCGCGAGGACTCCGCACAAACCGCA GTTCACGCCCATCTCAGACCCCGAGGCGCAACTGGAGGAGAACTTCTGCCGAAATCCGGACGGTGACAGTCACGGGCCTTGGTGCTACACCACTGACCCTGGGATTCCATTCGACTACTGTGCACtgcggcgttgcggtgagctgagGGCCGGCGAAAAATCCTCGGACCCCACCCCAAGCCTCCCCTTAGGAAGGCTGGCTCCCTTAACACAGCTGAACTTGGGTCTTTTAGATGACGACCAACCACCATCCATCCTGGAGCCCCCAG ACACAGTGCTGTTTGAGAAGTGCGGCAAGAGGGTGACTCGCCTGGATCCAAGGCGCTCCAAGCTGCGTGTGGTGGGGGGCCAACCTGGGAACTCACCCTGGACAGTCAGCTTACGAAACCG ACCCGCAACCCTGAACCAGCGTGTGGCCCTGATCTGCCTGCCCCCTGAGCGGTATGTGGTGCCTCCAGGCACAAAGTGTGAGATTGCAGGCTGGGGTGAGACTAAAG GTACAGGGGACGATACCGTCCTGAACATGGCCTCCCTTAATGTCATCTCCAACCAGGAATGTAATGTCAAACACCGAGGACGCATACGTGAGAGTGAGATGTGCACTGAGGGACTGTTGGCCCCTGTGGGTGCCTGTGAGGTCAGTGGCAGGGCCTCTGGCAAGCTGAAAATGTACTGCTTCACCCCCAAGGGGGTAGTCTTTGCCACGGCGCAGGCCCCCTCACCAGTTCTTGCATCTACCAGGGTGACTACGGGGGCCCGCTTGCCTGCTTTACCCACGACTGCTGGGTCCTGGAGGGAATTATAA